In one window of Meles meles unplaced genomic scaffold, mMelMel3.1 paternal haplotype, whole genome shotgun sequence DNA:
- the LOC123936091 gene encoding olfactory receptor 2AK2-like has translation MKTGNQSVETDFILSGLFQYGQMDNFLFVAIVTLFSVALMGNIILVLLIQLDIRLHTPMYFLLSQLSFIDIMYISTTVPKMTTDFLTKSKTITFLGCEIQAFVFLALGGTEALLLGFMSYDRYVAICHPLHYPVLMSKNICWFMVTCSWGSSSINALVHTLYAFQLPFCRSRIVNHFFCEVPSLLPLVCQDTSQYEHTVLLSGLIILLLPFMAILASYARVLTVVFQVSSGKGQTKAISTCSSHLIVASLFYMTTLSTYARPHSLHSPEQDKAVAVFYTIITPLLNPFIYSLRNKEVTGALKRLLASLIFVQEMSL, from the coding sequence atgaagacGGGAAATCAAagtgtagaaacagattttatactttctggtcttttccaatatggtcaaATGGACAATTTCCTCTTTGTTGCCATTGTAACCCTCTTTTCAGTGGCTCTGATGGGGAATATCATACTGGTCCTTCTCATTCAGTTGGACATCAGACTCCACACTCCAATGTACTTCCTACTCAGTCAGCTCTCCTTTATTGACATAATGTACATCTCCACCACCGTGCCCAAGATGACCACTGACTTCCTGACAAAGAGTAAGACCATTACATTTTTAGGTTGTGAAATTCAAGCATTTGTATTCTTGGCACTTGGTGGAACTGAAGCCCTTCTCCTTGGTTTCATGTCCTATGATCGATATGTAGCCATCTGTCACCCTTTACACTATCCTGTACTTATGAGCAAGAATATCTGTTGGTTCATGGTCACATGCTCATGGGGCAGTAGTTCTATCAATGCTTTAGTGCATACGTTGTATGCTTTTCAACTTCCATTTTGTAGGTCTCGAATTGTTaaccactttttctgtgaagtTCCATCTCTGTTACCACTGGTGTGTCAGGATACTTCCCAGTATGAGCATACAGTCCTCCTAAGTGGGCTTATCATTCTGCTGCTACCATTCATGGCCATTCTAGCTTCCTATGCCCGTGTACTTACTGTGGTGTTCCAGGTGAGCTCAGGTAAAGGACAGACAAAAGCTATCTCCACTTGTTCCTCTCACCTAATTGTGGCAAGCCTATTTTATATGACTACCCTCTCCACCTATGCAAGGCCACACTCCttgcattctccagaacaggataaggcagtggcagtgttttacaccatcatcacacctcttctgaatccattcatctacagcctgagaaatAAAGAGGTTACTGGTGCCCTGAAAAGACTGTTGGCATCATTGATATTTGTACAGGAAATGTCACTTTAG